One Setaria viridis chromosome 3, Setaria_viridis_v4.0, whole genome shotgun sequence DNA window includes the following coding sequences:
- the LOC117849950 gene encoding probable protein phosphatase 2C 52 isoform X2, whose amino-acid sequence MVYDGAVKDQESAANTASASAAVSEASGDSPAASEAAAVSARPSARLPHDKRLGVRHPLKHRRFRAGGKMMVEPGGVPPAQAVAEGEEEEEASEVEEEEEASSTETDMQAADVEVSSAPAAGVQAMEVEGGEMEASPEPAVAVGVTELEAQPDEEDEVSSIAMAQGERKQEAAPATSAVLAVEAPKEKDQDKEREEKEKRDKERERQKERERVDEVGYMSGGWKSVDGSLNCGYSSFRGKRASMEDFYDIKSSKIDDKQISLFGIFDGHGGSRAAEYLKEHLFDNLMKHPEFMTDTKLAISETYRRTDSEFLDAERNSHRDDGSTASTAVLVGDHLYVANVGDSRAVISKAGKAIALSEDHKPNRSDERKRIESAGGIVMWAGTWRVGGVLAMSRAFGNRLLKQFVIAEPEIQEQEIDDELEFLIIASDGLWDVVPNEVAGLGPLGG is encoded by the exons ATGGTTTACGATGGCGCCGTGAAGGACCAGGAGAGCGCGGCGAACACAGcgtcggcatcggcggcggtgTCCGAGGCATCGGGGGATTCGCCCGCagcgtcggaggcggcggcggtgagcgcGAGGCCATCGGCGAGGCTGCCGCACGACAAGAGGCTCGGCGTGCGGCACCCCTTGAAGCACCGCCGGTTTCGTGCCGGGGGGAAGATGATGGTGGAGCCAGGAGGGGTGCCGCCCGCTCAGGCCGTggcggaaggggaggaggaagaggaagccaGCGAggtggaagaggaagaggaggcctcGTCCACGGAGACGGATATGCAGGCTGCCGATGTTGAGGTGTCATCCGCGCCGGCAGCAGGGGTACAAgcgatggaggtggaggggggcgAAATGGAGGCGTCACCTGAGCCAGCAGTGGCTGTAGGGGTCACAGAGTTGGAGGCCCAGCCAGAcgaggaggatgaagtttcGTCCATCGCGATGGCACAGGGTGAGAGGAAGCAGGAGGCCGCACCTGCAACTTCTGCCGTACTAGCTGTGGAGGCGCCCAAGGAGAAGGATCAGGataaggagagggaggagaaggagaagagggacaaggagagggaaaggcagaaggagagggagagggtggaTGAGGTTGGCTACATGAGTGGAGGATGGAAGAG TGTTGATGGAAGTCTGAATTGTGGGTATTCAAGTTTTAGAGGAAAAAGGGCAAGCATGGAAGATTTCTATGATATAAAATCATCAAAAATTGATGATAAACAAATAAGTCTCTTCGGAATTTTTGACG GTCATGGCGGTTCACGTGCTGCTGAATATTTGAAGGAGCACTTGTTTGACAACCTCATGAAACATCCGGAGTTCATGACAGATACAAAATTAGCTATAA GTGAAACATATAGAAGAACCGATTCAGAGTTCTTGGATGCTGAAAGGAACTCTCATAGAGATGACGGGTCAACTGCATCGACAGCAGTGTTGGTTGGTGACCATCTTTATGTGGCAAATGTTGGAGACTCCAGGGCTGTTATATCAAAGGCTGGCAAAG CTATTGCGTTATCTGAAGATCACAAGCCGAACAGAAGTGATGAGAGGAAACGAATTGAGAGTGCTGGTGGGATAGTTATGTGGGCTG GAACATGGAGGGTAGGTGGTGTACTTGCGATGTCGCGAGCATTTGGCAACCGTCTGCTAAAGCAATTTGTTATTGCAGAACCTGAGATTCAG GAACAAGAAATAGATGATGAATTGGAGTTTCTGATTATAGCTAGTGATGGGCTGTGGGATGTGGTTCCAAATGAG GTCGCTGGCCTTGGACCTTTAGGTGGCTAG
- the LOC117849950 gene encoding probable protein phosphatase 2C 52 isoform X1 translates to MVYDGAVKDQESAANTASASAAVSEASGDSPAASEAAAVSARPSARLPHDKRLGVRHPLKHRRFRAGGKMMVEPGGVPPAQAVAEGEEEEEASEVEEEEEASSTETDMQAADVEVSSAPAAGVQAMEVEGGEMEASPEPAVAVGVTELEAQPDEEDEVSSIAMAQGERKQEAAPATSAVLAVEAPKEKDQDKEREEKEKRDKERERQKERERVDEVGYMSGGWKSVDGSLNCGYSSFRGKRASMEDFYDIKSSKIDDKQISLFGIFDGHGGSRAAEYLKEHLFDNLMKHPEFMTDTKLAISETYRRTDSEFLDAERNSHRDDGSTASTAVLVGDHLYVANVGDSRAVISKAGKAIALSEDHKPNRSDERKRIESAGGIVMWAGTWRVGGVLAMSRAFGNRLLKQFVIAEPEIQEQEIDDELEFLIIASDGLWDVVPNEDAVALVKMEEEPEAAARKLTETAFSRGSGDNITCIVVKFQHDKPGGGSPSPSGDKS, encoded by the exons ATGGTTTACGATGGCGCCGTGAAGGACCAGGAGAGCGCGGCGAACACAGcgtcggcatcggcggcggtgTCCGAGGCATCGGGGGATTCGCCCGCagcgtcggaggcggcggcggtgagcgcGAGGCCATCGGCGAGGCTGCCGCACGACAAGAGGCTCGGCGTGCGGCACCCCTTGAAGCACCGCCGGTTTCGTGCCGGGGGGAAGATGATGGTGGAGCCAGGAGGGGTGCCGCCCGCTCAGGCCGTggcggaaggggaggaggaagaggaagccaGCGAggtggaagaggaagaggaggcctcGTCCACGGAGACGGATATGCAGGCTGCCGATGTTGAGGTGTCATCCGCGCCGGCAGCAGGGGTACAAgcgatggaggtggaggggggcgAAATGGAGGCGTCACCTGAGCCAGCAGTGGCTGTAGGGGTCACAGAGTTGGAGGCCCAGCCAGAcgaggaggatgaagtttcGTCCATCGCGATGGCACAGGGTGAGAGGAAGCAGGAGGCCGCACCTGCAACTTCTGCCGTACTAGCTGTGGAGGCGCCCAAGGAGAAGGATCAGGataaggagagggaggagaaggagaagagggacaaggagagggaaaggcagaaggagagggagagggtggaTGAGGTTGGCTACATGAGTGGAGGATGGAAGAG TGTTGATGGAAGTCTGAATTGTGGGTATTCAAGTTTTAGAGGAAAAAGGGCAAGCATGGAAGATTTCTATGATATAAAATCATCAAAAATTGATGATAAACAAATAAGTCTCTTCGGAATTTTTGACG GTCATGGCGGTTCACGTGCTGCTGAATATTTGAAGGAGCACTTGTTTGACAACCTCATGAAACATCCGGAGTTCATGACAGATACAAAATTAGCTATAA GTGAAACATATAGAAGAACCGATTCAGAGTTCTTGGATGCTGAAAGGAACTCTCATAGAGATGACGGGTCAACTGCATCGACAGCAGTGTTGGTTGGTGACCATCTTTATGTGGCAAATGTTGGAGACTCCAGGGCTGTTATATCAAAGGCTGGCAAAG CTATTGCGTTATCTGAAGATCACAAGCCGAACAGAAGTGATGAGAGGAAACGAATTGAGAGTGCTGGTGGGATAGTTATGTGGGCTG GAACATGGAGGGTAGGTGGTGTACTTGCGATGTCGCGAGCATTTGGCAACCGTCTGCTAAAGCAATTTGTTATTGCAGAACCTGAGATTCAG GAACAAGAAATAGATGATGAATTGGAGTTTCTGATTATAGCTAGTGATGGGCTGTGGGATGTGGTTCCAAATGAG GATGCCGTTGCACTTGTGAAGATGGAGGAGGAACCTGAGGCAGCAGCCCGGAAGCTGACAGAAACTGCATTCTCCCGCGGTAGCGGCGATAACATCACGTGCATAGTGGTGAAATTCCAGCACGACAAGCCGGGTGGCGGATCTCCCTCGCCTTCAGGCGACAAGAGTTGA
- the LOC117848671 gene encoding probable polygalacturonase, translated as MPTPPRSLLAAAVVLMLLLLLSPAGAQETCSGIAPAPRRRGAWMSVASFGGRGDGQTLNTAAFARAVARIESRRGARGGTLLYVPPGVWLTGPFNLTSHMTLFLARGAVIRATQDTSSWPLVDPLPSYGRGRELPGGRYMSLIHGNGLQDVFITGENGTIDGQGSVWWDMWKKRTLPFTRPHLLELMYSTDVIVSNVVFQDSPFWNIHPVYCSNVVIANVTVLAPHDSPNTDGIDLDSCNNVCIEDSYISAGDDLISIKSGWDEYGIAFGRPSSGITIRRITGSGPFAGFAVGSETSGGVENVLVEHLNLFSMGVGIHIKTNSGRGGFIRNITVSEVTLNGARYGLRIAGDVGGHPDTSYNPNVLPVVHSVTIKNVWGQNIRQAGLIRGIRNSVFSRICLSNVKLYGSASIGPWKCRDVSGGALDVQPSPCTELASTSETGFCTT; from the exons ATGCCGACGCCACCGCGGAGCCtgctcgcggcggcggtggtgctgatgctgctcctgctgctgtcGCCGGCCGGGGCGCAGGAGACGTGCTCGGGGATCGCGccggccccgcggcggcgcggggcgtggATGTCCGTGGCGAGCTTCGGCGGCCGCGGGGACGGGCAGACGCTCAATACGGCGGCGTTCGCGCGCGCTGTGGCGCGCATCGaaagccgccgcggcgcgcggggcggcaCGCTGCTGTACGTGCCGCCCGGGGTGTGGCTCACGGGGCCTTTCAACCTCACCTCGCACATGACGCTCTTCCTCGCCCGCGGAGCCGTCATCCGCGCCACCCAG GACACGTCTAGCTGGCCGCTGGTCGACCCGTTGCCGTCGTACGGAAGAGGGCGCGAGCTGCCTGGTGGGAGATACATGAGCTTAATCCACGGCAATGGCCTCCAAGACGTCTTCATCACAG GTGAGAATGGCACCATTGATGGGCAAGGCAGCGTGTGGTGGGATATGTGGAAGAAGCGCACGCTGCCCTTCACAAGGCCGCACCTGCTGGAGCTCATGTACTCCACCGATGTGATCGTCTCCAATGTCGTCTTCCAGGATTCGCCGTTCTGGAACATCCACCCGGTTTACTGCAG CAATGTAGTAATAGCAAACGTGACTGTGTTGGCACCGCACGACTCCCCAAACACTGATGGAATCGATCTAG ATTCATGCAACAATGTCTGCATCGAGGACTCCTATATTTCTGCAGGAGATGACTTGATTTCCATCAAGAGTGGCTGGGATGAGTATGGCATTGCTTTTGGTCGTCCAAGCTCTGGCATCACCATCCGGAGGATAACAGGGTCCGGCCCCTTCGCTGGCTTTGCAGTTGGAAGCGAAACCTCTGGGGGCGTGGAGAACGTCCTTGTTGAGCACCTGAATTTGTTCAGCATGGGCGTTGGGATCCATATCAAGACCAACTCAGGAAGGGGAGGATTCATCCGGAACATCACCGTCTCTGAAGTGACCCTGAATGGAGCTCGATACGGTTTGAGGATTGCTGGTGACGTTGGTGGCCACCCTGATACATCCTACAACCCGAATGTGCTTCCTGTTGTCCACAGTGTGACGATTAAGAATGTTTGGGGTCAGAACATACGGCAAGCTGGGCTGATAAGGGGCATCAGGAACTCAGTTTTCAGTCGCATATGCCTCTCAAATGTAAAGCTCTATGGCAGTGCATCTATCGGGCCATGGAAATGCCGAGATGTCAGTGGTGGTGCACTTGATGTGCAACCATCGCCATGTACAGAGCTAGCTAGTACATCTGAGACAGGTTTCTGTACAACTTAG
- the LOC117848670 gene encoding pentatricopeptide repeat-containing protein At4g01030, mitochondrial, with the protein MAAQAISLSLPTPPTHHHHAPPHHARPPPPPLQHARAPPPHLHKASSLSEALRGVDSFRDGRLLVSLLRQCAELLHGDQDAECVSVVRRLAPQLHSLAVRADRARDPHVACALVDLLARLGRGASSRRLLEEASDAEDGKDAVLWNKHVAMLAEAEEWGEAIDVFGEMQARGVPADGYACARVLHACGRAGALRQGRAVHAHAVKAGHVDAHTLVPGFLAGMYAENVDVAAATRVLETTEAAAVAWNAVLACCARLGLVDDALELAERMARSGPEPSLATWNTVLSGCSRHGRDREAFGVVRSILEQGLLPDSSTMSSLLKSVANLGQLAHGMEAHCFFLRHQLEADVYTGTAFVDMYAKCGRLDYAKKVFDALELRNMTTWNSLVAGYANAGQFDNSLKLVEEMKMNRLDPDITTWNSLITGYSMNGLSSQAVLLLRQVKAIGLTPNVVSWTSLISGSCNNGDYEDSFYFFNEMQKDDVQPSLVTMSVLLRACAGLALLKKGKELHSFALRRAYDYDMVVRTALIDMYSKAGSLTSAKRIFERIQKNNLVSCNAMLTGLAVHGHGREAIELFHDMCNSGLKPDSITFTALLTACRSMELITEGWEYFDSMESRYGVTPTVENYACMVDLLSRCGYLDEAMDFIKKSPFKSAASLWGALLTGCTVHGNLALAEVAARKLFKLEPYNSANYLQMVSLYEQEQMFDEAESLKYVMKARSLNTRPGWSWIQIEQSIHVFEVEGKPHPDTAEIYEELIRLVFQIRKAGYVPDTSCIVYNVPEEEKEKLLLSHTEKLAITYGLIHSDTSQAPIRVIKNTRMCNDCHEVAKHISAICDREIILRDADRFHHFTGGKCSCNDCW; encoded by the coding sequence ATGGCCGCGCAAGCCATCTCCCTCTCGCTCCCCACGCCGccaacccaccaccaccacgccccACCACACCATGCGagacctccgcctccgccgctccagCACGCCCGCGCTCCGCCCCCTCACCTCCACAAAGCCAGCTCCCTCTCCGAGGCGCTGCGAGGCGTGGATTCCTTCCGCGACGGGCGGCTCCTGGTCTCCCTTCTGCGACAGTGCGCCGAGCTCCTCCACGGCGACCAGGACGCCGAATGCGTCTCCGTGGTCCGGCGGCTCGCGCCGCAACTGCACTCGCTGGCCGTCCGTGCGGACCGAGCGCGGGACCCGCACGTCGCTTGCGCGCTCGTCGATCTCCTCGCGCGGCTTGGTCGGGGGGCGTCGAGCCGCCGGCTGCTCGAGGAGGCGTCGGATGCGGAGGACGGAAAGGACGCGGTGCTGTGGAACAAGCACGTCGCCATGCTGGCCGAGGCGGAGGAGTGGGGCGAGGCGATCGACGTGTTCGGGGAGATGCAGGCGCGCGGGGTGCCCGCCGACGGGTACGCGTGCGCGCGGGTGCTCCACGCGTGCGGCCGCGCGGGGGCGCTGCGCCAGGGGAGGGCCGTGCACGCGCACGCCGTCAAGGCGGGGCACGTCGACGCACACACGCTCGTGCCCGGGTTCCTCGCCGGCATGTACGCCGAGAACGTGGACGTGGCCGCGGCCACGCGGGTGCTCGAGAcgacggaggccgcggcggtCGCGTGGAACGCGGTGCTCGCGTGCTGCGCGCGGCTCGGGCTCGTCGACGACGCGCTGGAGCTCGCGGAGCGCATGGCTAGATCGGGGCCAGAGCCCAGCTTGGCGACATGGAACACCGTGCTGTCCGGCTGCTCGCGGCACGGGCGGGACCGGGAAGCATTTGGCGTTGTCCGGAGCATCCTGGAGCAAGGGCTGCTGCCGGACTCCAGCACTATGTCGAGCCTTCTCAAGTCTGTGGCCAACTTGGGGCAGCTTGCACACGGCATGGAAGCCCATTGCTTCTTTCTGAGGCACCAGCTCGAGGCGGACGTGTACACTGGGACGGCTTTTGTTGACATGTACGCCAAGTGTGGCCGCCTTGATTACGCCAAGAAGGTGTTCGATGCGCTGGAGCTTAGAAACATGACCACATGGAACTCGCTGGTTGCAGGCTACGCAAACGCCGGTCAGTTTGACAATTCGCTGAAGCTTGTGGAAGAGATGAAGATGAATAGGCTTGATCCAGATATAACCACTTGGAACAGCCTGATCACCGGTTACTCAATGAACGGGCTGAGTTCGCAGGCTGTGCTGCTGCTCCGGCAGGTCAAGGCAATCGGTTTGACTCCCAATGTGGTTTCTTGGACTTCACTGATCTCGGGGAGCTGCAATAATGGGGACTATGAAGATTCGTTCTACTTCTTCAATGAGATGCAGAAGGACGATGTCCAGCCCAGTTTAGTTACCATGTCGGTCTTGCTGCGGGCTTGTGCAGGACTTGCTCTGCTAAAGAAAGGCAAGGAGCTGCACAGTTTTGCACTGAGAAGAGCCTATGATTATGATATGGTTGTTAGAACAGCACTAATTGACATGTACTCAAAGGCAGGAAGCTTAACAAGTGCAAAGCGGATATTTGAAAGGATTCAGAAGAATAATTTGGTGTCTTGCAATGCGATGTTGACTGGGCTGGCGGTCCATGGGCATGGCCGTGAGGCAATAGAGCTGTTCCACGACATGTGTAATTCGGGATTGAAGCCAGACAGTATAACCTTCACTGCACTGCTTACTGCTTGCAGATCAATGGAGTTGATTACTGAAGGGTGGGAGTATTTTGATAGCATGGAAAGCAGATATGGTGTGACACCTACAGTCGAGAACTATGCCTGCATGGTCGACCTGTTGTCAAGGTGCGGTTACCTGGATGAAGCAATGGACTTCATTAAGAAGTCACCATTCAAGTCAGCAGCAAGCTTATGGGGAGCCCTTCTAACAGGTTGCACAGTACATGGAAATCTTGCTCTTGCTGAAGTGGCTGCAAGAAAATTGTTCAAACTAGAGCCATACAATTCAGCCAACTACTTGCAGATGGTGAGCTTGTATGAACAAGAACAGATGTTTGATGAAGCTGAGAGCCTCAAGTATGTAATGAAAGCAAGATCACTGAATACTCGGCCTGGATGGAGCTGGATACAGATTGAACAAAGTATCCATGTATTTGAAGTTGAGGGGAAGCCACATCCAGATACTGCAGAGATATATGAAGAGCTGATTCGTTTGGTTTTTCAGATCAGAAAGGCAGGATATGTGCCAGACACCAGCTGCATAGTATATAACGtaccagaagaagaaaaggagaagctACTGCTTAGCCATACTGAGAAGCTAGCTATCACTTATGGGTTAATCCATTCAGATACAAGCCAGGCACCCATCAGGGTGATCAAGAACACCAGGATGTGCAATGACTGCCACGAGGTGGCCAAGCATATCTCTGCTATATGTGACCGGGAGATTATTCTTCGAGATGCCGATAGGTTTCATCATTTTACGGGTGGAAAATGCTCTTGCAATGACTGCTGGTGA
- the LOC117848672 gene encoding uncharacterized protein: MVKLATAREARLYGPALAVRRWEYINAGVYAFAALLLSAGLAALSAGGAARAGLAVAAAALAAVAAVNAHDLAAHLAGVDWRVGLARYDAQLGLVEFLVPALHAAGCALAVAGLALLVSQGEGAGYSYGREKHAANMLLAAALLWLLGSVLNSCQVYERADGRAQLLQSSVQMPMLLGSLLFLVAAVLNRRRVSGSWRHEPAILVGRSWAWLCLLGSLLWLAAALLNVLKVFMMHQSDALRLEKLRGGAQERLSRDREGRVPLNWEEAARRRALPTELR; encoded by the exons ATGGTGAAGCTCGCCACGGCCAGGGAGGCGCGCCTGTACGGGCCGGCGCTGGCGGTGCGCCGGTGGGAGTACATCAACGCGGGGGTGTACGCGTTCGCCGCGCTGCTCCTGTCGGCGGGGCTCGCGGCGCTGTCCGCTGGCGGCGCGGCCAGGGCGGGgctcgccgtggccgccgcggcgctggcggcagTGGCCGCCGTGAACGCGCACGACCTCGCGGCGCACCTCGCCGGCGTCGACTGGCGCGTAGGGCTGGCGCGGTACGACGCCCAGCTCGGGCTCGTGGAGTTCCTCGTGCCGGCGCTGCACGCAGCGGGGtgcgccctcgccgtcgccggcctggCGCTGCTGGTCTCCCAG GGCGAGGGGGCAGGGTACAGCTACGGGCGGGAGAAGCACGCGGCGAACATGCtgctcgcggcggcgctgctgtgGCTGTTGGGCTCGGTGCTCAACTCGTGCCAGGTGTACGAGCGCGCCGACGGCCGGGCGCAGCTGCTGCAGTCGAGCGTGCAGATGCCCATGCTGCTGGGGAGCCTGCTGTTCCTGGTTGCCGCCGTCCTGAACCGCCGCCGCGTCTCCGGCAGCTGGCGCCATGAGCCAGCCATCCTAGTG GGGCGGAGCTGGGCGTGGCTGTGCCTGCTGGGGAGCCTGctgtggctggcggcggcgctgctgaaCGTGCTCAAGGTGTTCATGATGCACCAGAGCGACGCGCTGCGGCTGGAGAAGCTCCGTGGCGGCGCGCAGGAGCGGCTCAGCCGCGACCGTGAGGGCCGCGTGCCGCTCAACTGGGAGGAGGCCGCAAGGAGGAGGGCGCTCCCCACCGAGCTCCGCTGA
- the LOC117846848 gene encoding RNA polymerase sigma factor sigE, chloroplastic/mitochondrial, which produces MTSTVTTPSRPLAAGCRCAAGPRRSGPAVLALNNGPRRRAPSTSCSALASPEKQRTAKLPPPQRPSRAPAEEGEGTDYNEVAAALESIYKLSPAVVEEKHGEDDEAKKDKKKRKGRVGRSTVIVRSRRRRRGRRMDLGKRVEMKQKEGDAGGKQEEEREFEEMLLREHSVSTDMGSLDWKRMKIPPVLSSAQSARLFKTMQPMKAIFEVQESLREDLQRDPTDAELAEATGMTVQQLRRRLDVGRAARNKVIKHNLRLVLYAINKYYPDMANDERFDDLCQAGANGLITAIDRFEPKRGFRISTYALFWIRHSIVRAMTLSNFTRFPFAMESERQEINKAREELAFELGRAPTDEEVIKRVGISQQRYRDVLRMTRPTYSLHSRNRVTQEELINEVTDDDAIGVDAGKHNTLLRLAIDDLLDSLKPKESLVIRQRFGLDGRGKRTLSEIAGNLSISREMVRKYELKALMKLKHPTRVEYLRRYM; this is translated from the exons ATGACGTCCACCGTGACCACGCCCagccggccgctcgccgccgggtGCCGCTGCGCGGCCGGGCCGCGGCGGTCCGGCCCCGCTGTGCTCGCGCTCAACAAtggtccgcggcggcgggcgccgtcCACGAGCTGCTCGGCGCTCGCGTCGCCCGAGAAGCAGCGCACGGCTAAGCTCCCCCCGCCGCAGCGCCCGTCGAGGGccccggcggaggagggggaggggacggaCTACAACGAGGTGGCGGCCGCGCTGGAGAGCATCTACAAGCTCAGCCCCGCCGTGGTCGAGGAGAAgcacggcgaggacgacgaggccaagaaggacaagaagaagaggaagggcaGAGTG GGCAGGAGCACGGTGATCGTGAggagccggcggaggaggcgcgggaggaggatggATCTGGGGAAGAGGGTGGAGATGAAGCAGAAGGAGGGCGATGCCGGCGgcaagcaggaggaggagcgggagttCGAGGAGATGCTGCTCCGGGAGCACTCGGTGTCCACGGACATGGGCAGCCTCGACTGGAAGCGCATGAAGATCCCGCCGGTGCTTAGCTCCGCTCAGAGCGCGCGACTCTTCAAGACCATGCAGCCAATGAAG GCGATCTTCGAAGTGCAAGAGAGCTTGAGGGAGGACTTGCAGAGGGATCCGACCGACGCTGAGCTCGCCGAGGCCACCGGCATGACGGTCCAgcagctgcgccgccgcctcgacgtcGGCAGGGCCGCCAGGAACAAGGTCATCAAG CACAACCTCCGGCTGGTGCTGTACGCCATCAACAAGTACTACCCGGACATGGCCAACGACGAGAGGTTCGACGACCTCTGCCAGGCCGGCGCCAACGGCCTCATCACCGCCATCGACCGGTTCGAGCCCAAGCGCGGCTTCCGCATCTCCACCTACGCGCTCTTCTGGATCCGCCACTCCATCGTCCGCGCCATGACGCTCTCCAACTTCACGCGCTTCCCCTTCGCCATGGAATCG GAGAGGCAGGAGATCAACAAGGCCCGGGAGGAGCTGGCGTTCGAGCTCGGGAGGGCGCCCACGGACGAGGAGGTGATCAAGAGGGTGGGCATCTCCCAGCAGAGGTACCGCGACGTGCTGCGGATGACGAGGCCCACCTACTCGCTGCACTCGCGGAACCGCGTGACGCAGGAGGAGCTCATCAACGAGgtcaccgacgacgacgccatcgGGGTCGACGCCGGCAAGCACAACACGCTGCTCCGCCTCGCCATCGACGACCTC CTGGACTCCCTGAAGCCCAAGGAGAGCCTGGTGATCAGGCAGCGGTTCGGGCTCGACGGCCGGGGGAAGCGCACGCTCAGCGAGATCGCCGGCAACCTCAGCATCTCGCGGGAGATGGTCCGCAAGTACGAGCTCAAGGCCCTGATGAAGCTCAAGCACCCCACGCGGGTGGAGTACCTGCGCAGGTACATGTGA
- the LOC117849000 gene encoding putative serpin-Z6C yields the protein MAAAAAAQRLASSGPTVLSHRLMKHFAAAAAKSPRDGACSAGNLVFSPLSLSIYSSFSVMAAGARGRTLSVLLHVVCATCREGALDEDARATARHALAGYPQLGGPRVLHACGVCHDATRTPKLAYAYRNTAAPWGGVARAVDFAKVTRGSKEADQQLNVIDSILDPAVLGDDACLMLANAVYFEGRLERSFAAKCRNMEDSRSLHRLDGSTVDAEFICSDEDQFIETHDGFKVLKMMCTLRDPFHGVPAKTMDALLWARNMSMPQFPRHSMYIVLPDAHDGLWSLHDKMASSPSFLHEHLPEWPVNVGEFRVPKLRISFAPRPRA from the exons atggcggcggcggcggcggcacagcgGCTAGCTAGCTCCGGACCAACGGTGCTGTCCCACCGCCTCATGAAgcacttcgccgccgccgccgccaagtccCCTAGAGATGGCGCGTGCAGTGCCGGAAACCTCGTCTTCTCGCCGTTGTCCTTGTCCATCTACTCCTCGTTCTCCGTgatggccgccggcgcccgcggcagAACCCTCAGCGTGCTGCTCCACGTCGTCTGCGCGACGTGCCGCGAGGGCGCCCTCGACGAGGACGCCCGTGCCACGGCGCGGCACGCACTCGCTGGCTATCCACAGCTGGGCGGCCCGCGCGTGTTGCACGCGTGCGGCGTGTGCCACGACGCTACGCGGACGCCGAAGCTGGCCTACGCCTACCGCAACACCGCCGCTCCGTGGGGCGGCGTGGCCCGCGCCGTCGACTTCGCCAAGGTCA CCCGAGGAAGCAAGGAAGCAGATCAACAGCTCAACGTCATCGACTCTATCCTCGATCCGGCGGTGTTGGGCGACGACGCGTGTCTCATGCTCGCCAATGCCGTCTACTTCGAGGGTCGTTTGGAGAGGTCATTCGCGGCCAAGTGCAGGAACATGGAGGACAGCAGGTCGTTGCACCGACTCGACGGCAGCACCGTTGACGCTGAGTTCATCTGCAGCGACGAAGACCAGTTCATCGAGACGCACGACGGGTtcaaggtgctcaagatgatgTGCACACTACGCGACCCCTTCCATGGTGTGCCGGCCAAAACGATGGATGCCCTCTTGTGGGCGAGGAACATGTCCATGCCCCAGTTCCCACGGCACTCCATGTACATAGTCTTGCCGGACGCGCACGACGGCCTATGGAGCCTCCACGACAAGATGGCGTCGAGCCCGAGCTTCCTCCACGAGCACCTACCGGAGTGGCCTGTCAATGTTGGCGAGTTCCGGGTGCCCAAGCTCAGGATATCCTTCGCTCCACGACCACGAGCCTGA
- the LOC117850159 gene encoding UDP-glucosyltransferase UGT13248 — translation MDVVYGEVWVGRLPLPVTDGRELFTLGLLGAKLGPDDVPPFAARPDWCPVFLKASVRQFEGLEDADNVLVNSFHDMEPKGGRLYGTNMARKDNRPNLAIILS, via the exons ATGGATGTCGTCTACGGGGAGGTCTGGGTGGGGCGGCTACCGCTGCCGGTGACGGACGGGAGGGAGCTGTTCACGCTCGGCTTGCTAGGTGCCAAGCTCGGGCCTGATGACGTGCCGCCGTTCGCGGCGAGGCCGGACTGGTGCCCGGTGTTCCTTAAGGCTTCTGTGCGGCAGTTCGAGGGGCTGGAGGACGCCGACAATGTGCTCGTCAACTCATTCCACGACATGGAACCCAAG GGAGGCAGATTATATGGCACTAACATGGCGCGCAAAGACAATAGGCCCAACCTTGCCATCATTTTATCTTGA